The [Bacillus] selenitireducens MLS10 genome includes a region encoding these proteins:
- a CDS encoding GGDEF domain-containing protein — MNEQLNRAPCGYFVMNDAFRMIEANESFASLVKREHFELLDLNFQQLLTVASRVYFQTYFEPIMNIQGKVRELYLTLKVDGKSLPVLMSANAYGNTYECVVMEMSVRSEYETEMITARKNAEKVLQDTDEAYTSLLGVMNEHEQRKQELIRLNAELNELAITDNLTHLKNRRFFEDRLSYLLDLYEKEGVPFSICLIDVDEFKRFNDTFGHLAGDFVLKELAKIMESHIRNDDLVSRFGGEEFIILLPSVGVDVAIDVIERLRMAVEDHDWIDRQVTISCGLTECIIGDDHESILRRVDDALYRSKENGRNRVTLHRDDEQP, encoded by the coding sequence ATGAATGAACAGCTGAACCGGGCCCCGTGCGGCTATTTCGTTATGAATGATGCCTTTCGCATGATCGAGGCGAATGAGTCGTTTGCGTCGCTCGTCAAGCGGGAGCATTTCGAGTTGCTGGACCTGAATTTCCAACAGCTCTTGACGGTAGCCTCACGGGTGTATTTTCAGACGTATTTTGAGCCGATCATGAACATTCAGGGGAAAGTAAGGGAACTTTATCTGACGCTGAAGGTGGACGGCAAATCGCTGCCGGTTCTGATGAGTGCCAACGCTTATGGAAATACATATGAGTGCGTCGTGATGGAGATGTCAGTTCGCAGTGAGTACGAAACGGAGATGATTACAGCACGAAAAAATGCTGAAAAGGTCCTTCAGGATACCGACGAGGCCTACACGTCACTCCTGGGTGTGATGAACGAGCATGAACAGCGCAAACAGGAACTCATCAGGCTGAATGCCGAGCTGAATGAACTGGCGATTACCGATAATTTGACTCACTTGAAAAACAGGCGCTTCTTCGAAGACCGTCTCTCATATCTGCTCGATCTCTATGAAAAGGAAGGGGTGCCCTTCTCTATCTGTTTGATTGATGTGGATGAGTTTAAAAGATTTAATGATACATTTGGCCATCTTGCTGGTGATTTCGTCCTGAAGGAGCTTGCCAAGATCATGGAGAGCCATATCAGGAATGACGATCTCGTCAGCCGGTTTGGCGGAGAGGAGTTTATCATTCTTTTGCCTTCTGTCGGTGTGGACGTCGCTATTGACGTCATCGAGCGGCTGAGGATGGCCGTGGAGGATCATGATTGGATCGACCGGCAGGTGACAATCAGCTGTGGGCTCACGGAATGCATAATCGGTGATGATCACGAAAGCATCCTCAGGAGGGTTGATGACGCCCTTTACCGGTCAAAAGAAAACGGACGAAACCGCGTGACGTTGCATAGGGATGATGAACAGCCCTAA
- a CDS encoding heavy metal translocating P-type ATPase, with product MGERKLDDQQSVADSTATYRIDGLSUADCAKTFESNVKRLDGVEDANLNFGAAKITVSGHTTIKELEKAGAFEGLKLRPERASSSKQVSFWKLPTTRKVYVATLLLLVALAATVQYGESHPVTGIAYLATVITGGYSLFNKGFRNLIRLNFDMNTLMTIAVTGAAIIGEWMEGAIVVILFAISEALERYSMDKARQSIASLMDIAPNEALIRRNGEERMLLVEDIQVGDIMIVKPGEKLAMDGRVVSGTSSINQAAITGESVPVMKDSGDDVFAGTLNEEGLLEIEVTRLVEDTTLAKIIHLVEEAQNEQAPSQQFVDRFAYYYTPAIIVLAALVMTVPPLVTGAPWETWIYLGLATLVVGCPCALVISTPVAVVTAIGNAARNGVLIKGGIHLEEAGGLKAMAFDKTGTLTKGTPVVTDVIPFAYGKEEALHLAAAVEDGSKHPLATAIIRAAEASGFDRSAYVMSGFRSLTSLGVEASVNGETILTGSPRVFQDRGLLHDERIQETIASLEASGKTVMAVGHSTALIALIAVADEVRETAKSVIKDLNRMAIETVMLTGDNERTANAIAHDTGVTRVYAGLMPEDKLDRIRNLRHSHGHVAMVGDGVNDAPALAASNLGVAMGGAGTDTALETADIALMADDLNKLPFTIRLSQKALSIIKQNITFALGLKALALLLVIPGWLTLWIAIIADMGATLLVTANSLRLMRMKEKVYK from the coding sequence ATGGGCGAACGTAAACTTGACGACCAACAGTCAGTCGCTGATTCAACAGCAACGTACCGCATCGACGGCCTCTCCTGAGCGGACTGTGCCAAAACGTTCGAATCGAACGTGAAGCGCCTGGATGGCGTTGAAGATGCAAATTTGAATTTCGGAGCGGCGAAAATCACCGTCTCCGGTCATACAACCATTAAAGAGCTCGAAAAGGCCGGTGCCTTTGAAGGATTGAAGCTGCGCCCTGAACGTGCCTCTTCATCGAAGCAGGTATCCTTTTGGAAACTGCCGACGACCAGGAAAGTGTATGTTGCCACACTCCTCCTGCTTGTGGCTCTTGCTGCCACGGTCCAATACGGTGAATCCCATCCGGTAACAGGCATCGCCTACCTGGCAACGGTCATCACCGGCGGCTATTCCCTGTTTAACAAAGGCTTCCGCAACCTGATCCGCCTGAACTTTGACATGAATACGCTCATGACCATCGCCGTGACCGGTGCCGCCATCATCGGGGAATGGATGGAAGGCGCCATCGTCGTGATTCTGTTTGCCATCAGTGAAGCGCTTGAACGCTATTCCATGGACAAAGCACGTCAGTCCATCGCTTCACTCATGGATATCGCACCGAACGAGGCCTTAATCCGCCGCAACGGTGAAGAACGCATGCTTTTGGTGGAGGACATCCAGGTCGGCGACATCATGATCGTCAAACCCGGTGAAAAGCTGGCCATGGACGGCCGCGTCGTTTCCGGCACCTCTTCAATCAATCAGGCAGCCATAACCGGGGAAAGTGTGCCGGTCATGAAAGACAGCGGAGACGACGTCTTCGCCGGCACCCTGAATGAAGAGGGCCTCTTAGAGATCGAAGTCACCCGCCTCGTTGAAGACACGACTCTCGCAAAGATCATTCATCTCGTCGAAGAGGCACAAAATGAACAGGCGCCCTCCCAACAGTTTGTCGACCGCTTTGCCTACTACTACACGCCGGCGATTATCGTACTCGCCGCTCTCGTGATGACGGTCCCGCCACTCGTAACAGGTGCTCCTTGGGAGACGTGGATTTACCTCGGACTCGCGACGCTTGTCGTCGGCTGTCCGTGTGCACTTGTCATTTCAACCCCTGTCGCCGTCGTGACCGCGATCGGGAACGCCGCAAGAAACGGGGTCCTGATCAAAGGGGGGATTCACCTTGAAGAAGCAGGCGGGCTGAAGGCCATGGCCTTTGACAAGACGGGCACGCTGACTAAAGGCACACCTGTTGTCACCGATGTCATCCCGTTTGCTTACGGAAAAGAAGAAGCCCTTCATCTCGCCGCAGCAGTGGAAGACGGTTCCAAGCATCCCCTTGCCACCGCCATCATACGCGCTGCGGAAGCGTCCGGATTCGACCGTTCCGCCTACGTTATGAGCGGATTCCGTTCGTTGACCAGTCTGGGTGTGGAAGCGAGTGTAAACGGTGAAACCATTCTCACCGGCAGTCCCCGCGTCTTTCAGGATCGCGGACTCTTGCATGATGAACGCATACAGGAAACAATCGCCTCACTCGAAGCATCCGGCAAAACCGTCATGGCTGTCGGTCATTCCACTGCACTGATCGCCCTCATCGCCGTCGCTGACGAAGTGCGGGAAACAGCCAAGTCCGTCATCAAAGACTTGAACCGGATGGCGATTGAGACCGTCATGCTCACCGGCGACAACGAGCGGACAGCCAACGCCATTGCCCATGATACCGGGGTCACCCGGGTATATGCCGGACTGATGCCGGAAGACAAACTCGACCGGATCCGCAACCTCCGTCATTCTCACGGTCATGTTGCCATGGTCGGTGACGGCGTCAACGATGCTCCCGCTCTCGCCGCCTCCAATCTCGGCGTCGCCATGGGCGGAGCCGGGACCGACACCGCTCTTGAAACGGCGGATATCGCACTTATGGCCGATGACTTAAACAAGCTTCCCTTTACGATCCGGCTGAGTCAAAAAGCTCTCTCAATCATTAAACAGAACATCACCTTTGCCCTCGGCCTGAAAGCTCTTGCGCTCTTACTGGTCATCCCTGGCTGGCTCACCCTCTGGATTGCCATCATCGCCGACATGGGTGCGACGCTCCTCGTCACCGCCAACAGCCTCAGGCTCATGCGGATGAAGGAAAAGGTTTACAAATAA